One window of the Falco biarmicus isolate bFalBia1 chromosome Z, bFalBia1.pri, whole genome shotgun sequence genome contains the following:
- the ELAC1 gene encoding zinc phosphodiesterase ELAC protein 1 yields the protein MSMDITFLGTGSAYPSPTRGASALVLRREGECWLFDCGEGTQTQFMKSHLKAGRITKIFITHLHGDHFFGLPGLLCTLSLQSSPDPNKRPLDIYGPLGLRNFIWRSMELSHSQLLFPYTVHELVPTRDQCPPEEFKEFFHLDRDEVSPQEAQGRILHLDPVENSYLLVEDEEIVLKAFRLFHRIPSFGFVVQEKPRTGRLNVQKLKDLGVQPGPLYGKLKNGTAVVLENGVMISPSDVLEDPIPGRKICILGDCSGVVGDAAVKLCCEADVLIHEATLDDTQEEKAREHGHSTPKMASDFAKLCKVKKLVFTHFSQRYKPAAQRGEGDMDVTELKRQAESVLDGQEVTLAEDFMTIEIPMKKEK from the exons ATGTCGATGGATATAACTTTCCTTGGCACAGGCTCAGCATATCCCTCTCCAACAAGAGGAGCATCAGCATTAGTGCTTCGCAGGGAAGGAGAGTGCTGGCTCTTTGACTGTGGAGAGGGAACCCAAACACAGTTCATGAAGAGCCATCTCAAAGCAG GCAGAATTACCAAGATTTTCATAACTCATCTTCATGGTGACCACTTTTTTGGACTTCCTGGGCTGCTGTGTACACTTAGCCTCCAGAGTAGCCCTGACCCAAACAAACGACCTCTTGATATTTATGGACCATTGGGACTGCGAAACTTCATATGGAGGAGTATGGAGCTCTCCCACTCACAACTTCTCTTTCCCTACACTGTTCATGAACTGGTACCTACACGGGACCAGTGCCCCCCAGAAGAATTTAAGGAGTTTTTTCACTTGGACAGAGATGAGGTATCTCCCCAGGAAGCACAAGGGAGAATACTCCACTTGGATCCAGTAGAAAACTCTTACTTGCTGGTTGAAGACGAGGAGATAGTTCTGAAAGCATTTCGCCTATTTCACCGCATTCCTTCCTTTGGCTTTGTGGTGCAAGAGAAGCCCCGGACCGGTAGACTCAATGTACAGAAACTGAAAGACCTTG GAGTTCAGCCAGGTCCTTTATATGGGAAACTGAAGAATGGAACTGCAGTTGTTCTAGAAAATGGAGTAATGATTTCTCCTTCTGACGTCTTAGAAGACCCtattcctggaagaaaaatttgcattttgggGGATTGTTCAGGTGTGGTTGGAGATGCGGCCGTGAAGCTTTGCTGTGAAGCAGATGTACTGATACATGAAGCTACATTGGATGATACCCAGGAGGAAAAGGCCAGAGAGCATGGTCATAGTACTCCAAAAATGGCATCAGATTTTGCAAAATTGTGTAAAGTTAAGAAACTGGTTTTCACTCACTTCAGTCAGCGGTATAAACCAGCTGCtcagagaggagagggggaCATGGACGTCACCGAACTGAAGCGACAGGCAGAGTCAGTGTTAGATGGTCAAGAAGTAACACTAGCTGAGGATTTTATGACAATAGAAATTccaatgaaaaaggagaaatag